A single genomic interval of Mustela nigripes isolate SB6536 chromosome 7, MUSNIG.SB6536, whole genome shotgun sequence harbors:
- the CEBPZOS gene encoding protein CEBPZOS, whose product MARTMEPVAKKIFKGVLVAELLGVFGAYFLFNKMNASQDFRQTMSKKFPFILEVYYKSIEKSGMYGVREQDQEKWLNSKN is encoded by the exons ATGGCCCGCACTATGGAACCAGTGGCAAAGAAGATCTTTAAAGGAGTTTTAGTAGCTGAACTCTTGGGCGTTTTTGgagcatattttttatttaataagatGAACGCAAGCCAAG ATTTCAGGCAAACGATGAGCAAGAAATTTCCCTTCATCTTGGAAG tttattacAAATCCATTGAAAAGTCCGGAATGTATGGAGTCAGAGAGCAAGATCAAGAAAAGTGGTTGAATAGCAAAAATTAG